In Alkalihalobacillus sp. TS-13, the following are encoded in one genomic region:
- a CDS encoding NAD(P)-dependent oxidoreductase, with translation MHISLTELPKNFQEVHPALSEREAVEEANRCLYCYDAPCIQACPTGIDIPTFIKKIASGNVTGSAKTIMTANPVGASCARVCPTEELCEGACVLNHSTKPIMIGDLQRYATDWAIKNDQVLFRKGQSNGKSVAIVGGGPAGLSTARELALLGYDVTIFEASPTAGGLNTYGIVSFRLPQEISYWEVDQVKGLDVKIRTNTVVGRDISADEMLDSFDHVVLAAGMGHVPDLGIEGEDLEGVHDAIEFVKDTKTKRLSNDFIGKNVVVIGAGNTAIDGATCSVRLGAGNVKILYRRTKDEMSAYDFEYEFAKQDGVEFRWLTQPVKIHGDEKGRVTAIECIKMELGEPGADGRRRPVPVEGSNFTLPVDAVIKAIGQTRHQSLIDQFNLEHIDGVVQVSESYRTSNPKVFACGDIVFGKGKGEAMVVTAAQQGKKAAYAIHKLYKEETVTA, from the coding sequence CTGCATATTTCACTGACAGAACTTCCGAAAAACTTTCAAGAAGTCCATCCAGCACTATCCGAACGTGAAGCGGTTGAAGAAGCAAACCGGTGTCTTTATTGCTATGACGCACCCTGTATACAGGCATGTCCCACCGGCATTGACATTCCAACGTTTATTAAAAAAATCGCATCTGGAAATGTAACAGGTTCTGCGAAGACGATCATGACAGCGAACCCAGTCGGTGCAAGCTGCGCGCGTGTTTGTCCGACAGAAGAATTATGTGAAGGGGCTTGTGTCCTCAATCATTCCACTAAGCCGATTATGATTGGTGACTTGCAACGATATGCCACGGATTGGGCAATCAAGAACGATCAGGTGTTGTTCCGAAAAGGTCAAAGCAATGGAAAATCGGTTGCCATTGTCGGAGGGGGTCCTGCTGGTCTATCAACTGCACGTGAGCTGGCATTGCTGGGTTACGATGTGACGATTTTTGAAGCATCACCGACAGCGGGAGGCTTGAATACTTACGGAATCGTATCCTTCCGTTTGCCGCAAGAAATCTCGTATTGGGAAGTCGATCAAGTAAAAGGTCTTGATGTAAAGATCCGTACCAATACAGTTGTAGGCAGGGATATTTCTGCGGATGAAATGTTGGATTCTTTTGATCATGTTGTTTTAGCAGCTGGCATGGGCCATGTTCCGGATCTCGGAATTGAGGGGGAGGATTTGGAAGGTGTGCATGACGCAATTGAGTTCGTCAAAGACACCAAAACCAAACGGTTATCCAATGATTTTATCGGAAAGAACGTAGTCGTCATTGGTGCAGGGAACACTGCAATCGATGGTGCGACTTGTTCAGTCCGTCTAGGTGCCGGTAATGTAAAAATCCTTTATCGACGAACGAAAGATGAGATGAGTGCCTATGATTTCGAATACGAATTTGCTAAACAGGATGGTGTAGAATTCCGCTGGTTGACGCAGCCTGTCAAAATCCATGGAGATGAAAAGGGGCGTGTCACTGCGATCGAATGCATCAAAATGGAGCTCGGTGAACCTGGAGCGGACGGCAGAAGGCGTCCGGTTCCCGTCGAAGGATCCAATTTCACTTTACCTGTCGATGCTGTTATCAAAGCGATTGGTCAAACGAGACACCAAAGTTTGATCGATCAGTTCAATCTTGAACATATCGATGGTGTTGTACAAGTTTCAGAGTCTTATCGTACTTCGAATCCGAAGGTGTTTGCCTGCGGTGATATCGTTTTTGGAAAAGGAAAAGGAGAAGCGATGGTCGTCACTGCTGCCCAACAAGGAAAAAAAGCAGCTTACGCAATCCATAAGTTATATAAAGAAGAAACAGTGACAGCATAG
- a CDS encoding nitrilase-related carbon-nitrogen hydrolase, producing MSDLVKIGLIQAIHDVDGNEPVAVHKEKSIEKHVKLVREAAEKGAQIICLQEIFYGPYFCAEQNSKWYDSAEEIPNGPTTTQFQALARELGVVIILPIYEREGIATYYNTAAVIDADGSYLGKYRKQHIPHVKVGDEGCGFWEKYYFKPGNLGYPVFDTAFAKVGVYICYDRHFPEGARLLGLRGAEVVFNPSATVAGLSEYLWKLEQPAHAVANGYYLGAINRVGTEGPWNMGEFYGQSYLVDPRGNFVAMGSRDQDEVIIGEMNKKMIREVRDVWQFYRDRRPETYGEMTSLLP from the coding sequence ATGTCTGATTTAGTGAAAATTGGTCTGATTCAAGCGATTCATGATGTGGATGGCAATGAGCCAGTAGCCGTCCATAAGGAAAAATCAATTGAAAAACATGTCAAGCTTGTAAGAGAAGCAGCAGAGAAGGGTGCACAGATCATTTGTCTACAAGAAATTTTCTATGGACCTTATTTTTGTGCAGAGCAAAATTCAAAATGGTACGACTCTGCTGAAGAGATTCCGAATGGTCCAACTACGACTCAGTTTCAGGCGCTTGCCCGCGAACTCGGTGTCGTTATCATCTTGCCGATCTATGAGCGTGAAGGAATCGCCACCTACTATAATACAGCAGCAGTCATCGATGCGGATGGATCTTATCTCGGAAAATACCGCAAACAGCATATTCCTCATGTAAAGGTTGGAGATGAGGGCTGTGGTTTTTGGGAGAAATATTACTTCAAGCCAGGGAATCTAGGTTATCCGGTATTTGATACAGCTTTTGCGAAAGTAGGCGTATATATTTGTTACGATCGCCATTTCCCAGAGGGTGCAAGATTACTAGGTTTGAGAGGAGCAGAAGTCGTCTTTAATCCTTCTGCAACTGTCGCAGGCCTTTCAGAGTACTTATGGAAGCTGGAGCAGCCTGCCCATGCAGTTGCCAACGGCTACTATTTGGGTGCGATCAACCGAGTGGGGACAGAAGGACCGTGGAACATGGGTGAATTCTATGGCCAATCCTATCTTGTAGATCCTCGGGGGAATTTCGTAGCAATGGGAAGCCGTGACCAGGACGAGGTCATCATTGGTGAAATGAATAAGAAAATGATCCGTGAAGTACGTGATGTATGGCAGTTCTATCGTGATCGCAGACCTGAAACATATGGCGAAATGACATCGCTACTACCGTAA
- a CDS encoding DMT family transporter → MNLMMVIIVFIGGIAVAVQAGVNGGLGKQVGVIEGAFLSFLIGTVTLFLMMIFFGKGNILQATAVPRWQLIGGVLGAFYVFAMVLAVPKIGVAASLISVIAAQLITSSVIDHFGWLGMKQIPIDGKRILGFCFLITALYLFTRK, encoded by the coding sequence ATGAATTTGATGATGGTCATAATCGTGTTCATCGGTGGAATTGCAGTTGCTGTTCAAGCTGGTGTGAATGGTGGTCTTGGAAAACAGGTCGGGGTCATTGAAGGTGCATTTCTGTCTTTTCTTATTGGGACTGTCACCCTGTTTCTTATGATGATCTTTTTCGGAAAAGGGAACATCTTGCAAGCAACAGCTGTGCCACGATGGCAGCTGATCGGTGGTGTGCTTGGCGCATTTTATGTGTTTGCAATGGTATTGGCTGTTCCGAAAATCGGCGTTGCTGCTTCACTTATATCTGTTATAGCAGCACAACTTATCACTAGTTCTGTCATCGATCACTTCGGCTGGCTTGGAATGAAACAAATTCCAATTGACGGAAAACGGATTCTAGGATTTTGTTTCTTGATCACCGCACTTTATCTGTTTACGAGAAAATAA
- a CDS encoding proline dehydrogenase family protein, with product MEVISKRFFLYLSNNKLLDRLAKRWGSRFGADKIIGGETFSHAIPLIRQLNHDGFQVTVDHLGEFVNSVDEARKHAQECLQSICSITHHQLDSEVSVKLTSLGLDISHELVMENMELILSKAKENGITVTIDMEDSSRCNATLEIYKTLKQKYRNVGTVIQSYLYRSNEDVDDLQSYAPYLRLVKGAYKESGKVAFLEKRMVDENLKRLIKKNLLNGHYTAVASHDDAMIDYTKELVEEHGIPRDRFEFQMLFGMRSQLQTDLVKEGYTVRVYLPYGEDWYGYFMRRLAERPENIAFAIKGIFSK from the coding sequence TTGGAGGTCATAAGTAAACGGTTCTTCTTGTATCTCTCCAACAACAAGTTATTAGATCGATTAGCAAAACGTTGGGGATCAAGATTTGGGGCTGACAAGATTATAGGGGGAGAAACATTCTCTCATGCAATTCCTTTGATCAGACAACTGAACCATGATGGATTTCAAGTTACAGTCGATCACTTGGGGGAATTCGTCAATTCCGTTGATGAGGCAAGGAAACATGCGCAGGAGTGTCTCCAGAGTATTTGTTCTATTACTCATCATCAACTGGATTCTGAGGTCTCTGTGAAACTGACATCATTGGGTCTTGATATCAGTCATGAATTGGTTATGGAAAACATGGAACTGATTTTGTCAAAGGCAAAGGAAAATGGAATCACGGTGACCATTGACATGGAGGATTCCTCTAGATGCAATGCAACTCTTGAGATTTATAAGACATTAAAGCAGAAATACAGGAATGTGGGAACTGTGATTCAATCCTACCTCTATCGATCTAATGAGGATGTCGATGATCTTCAAAGTTATGCTCCCTATCTAAGACTTGTAAAGGGAGCTTACAAGGAATCCGGTAAAGTGGCTTTTCTTGAGAAGCGAATGGTTGATGAAAATTTAAAACGGCTCATCAAGAAAAATCTCTTGAATGGGCATTACACTGCTGTTGCTAGCCATGATGACGCCATGATCGATTACACCAAAGAATTGGTAGAAGAACACGGAATACCGAGAGACCGTTTCGAGTTTCAAATGCTCTTTGGAATGAGAAGCCAATTGCAGACCGATCTTGTGAAAGAAGGATATACAGTCCGTGTTTATCTGCCTTATGGGGAAGATTGGTACGGCTATTTCATGAGACGTTTAGCTGAAAGACCCGAAAATATTGCCTTTGCAATCAAAGGAATTTTCAGTAAGTAA
- the pruA gene encoding L-glutamate gamma-semialdehyde dehydrogenase, which yields MVTPYKHEPFTDFTLEENIKAFEEALRKVKEELGQKHDLLVNGERIRSEEQIVSRNPANTKQVVGYVSKANQEIADQAVESASEAFKSWRKWDERARAELLFRAASIIRRRKHEFSAYLVYEVGKPWKEADADTAEAIDFLEYYGRQMIELKEGKPVESRPGEQNRYIYTPTGVAVVIPPWNLALAIMAGTTVAPLVTGSTVVLKPASNSPVIAAKFVEVLEEAGLPKGVLNFVPGSGGEVGDYLVDHPKTSLISFTGSRATGTRIIKRAAEIQEGQNHLKQVIAEMGGKDTVVVDNQSNLETAAEAIVISAFGFSGQKCSSGSRAVVHEDVYDEVLERVKRRTEELTVGNASEQNVYMGPVVDQSAFDKVMSYIETGKEEGRLITGGKGDDSEGYFIEPTIFADLDPNSRMQQEEIFGPVVCFTKAKNFDEAIEIANNTEYGLTGAVISDNREHLEKAKYDFHVGNLYFNRNCTGAIVGYQPFGGFKMSGTDSKAGGPDYLALHMLAKTISEKY from the coding sequence ATGGTAACACCTTATAAACACGAACCATTTACTGATTTCACCCTAGAGGAGAATATTAAAGCTTTCGAAGAGGCTTTACGGAAAGTAAAAGAAGAATTGGGTCAAAAACACGATCTACTTGTAAACGGAGAAAGAATTCGTTCCGAAGAACAAATTGTTTCTAGAAACCCTGCTAATACAAAACAAGTTGTGGGTTATGTCTCAAAAGCGAATCAAGAGATTGCTGATCAAGCTGTAGAATCCGCTTCAGAGGCTTTTAAAAGTTGGAGAAAATGGGATGAAAGAGCACGTGCTGAATTACTTTTCCGTGCAGCAAGCATCATTAGACGACGTAAGCATGAATTTTCCGCGTATTTGGTTTACGAAGTAGGTAAACCCTGGAAGGAAGCGGATGCAGACACAGCTGAAGCGATCGATTTCTTAGAATATTACGGCCGGCAAATGATTGAATTGAAAGAAGGTAAACCAGTTGAAAGCCGTCCGGGTGAACAGAACCGCTACATTTATACGCCAACTGGGGTAGCTGTCGTTATACCACCTTGGAACTTGGCTCTGGCTATTATGGCGGGTACCACTGTCGCACCGCTTGTCACAGGTAGTACAGTCGTACTGAAGCCTGCCAGCAACAGTCCAGTAATCGCAGCCAAATTCGTCGAGGTGTTAGAAGAAGCTGGCCTGCCGAAAGGCGTCTTGAACTTCGTACCTGGAAGCGGCGGAGAAGTTGGTGACTATCTTGTCGATCATCCGAAAACCTCCCTTATTTCCTTTACAGGTTCACGCGCAACTGGAACTCGTATCATCAAGCGTGCTGCTGAAATCCAGGAAGGTCAGAATCATTTGAAACAAGTGATTGCTGAAATGGGCGGTAAGGATACAGTTGTCGTTGATAACCAATCCAACTTAGAAACAGCTGCTGAAGCAATCGTAATATCTGCCTTTGGCTTTTCCGGGCAAAAATGTTCATCAGGTTCACGTGCTGTCGTCCATGAAGATGTTTATGACGAAGTGCTCGAAAGGGTGAAAAGACGGACTGAAGAATTGACCGTTGGGAATGCTTCAGAGCAAAATGTTTATATGGGGCCGGTGGTCGATCAAAGTGCCTTTGACAAAGTGATGAGTTATATCGAAACCGGGAAAGAAGAAGGACGCCTTATCACTGGTGGGAAAGGTGATGATTCTGAAGGCTACTTTATCGAACCTACTATTTTTGCTGATCTCGATCCTAATTCCCGTATGCAACAGGAGGAAATATTCGGTCCTGTCGTTTGCTTCACAAAAGCGAAAAATTTCGATGAGGCAATCGAGATTGCCAACAATACTGAATATGGATTAACAGGTGCGGTCATCTCTGATAACCGGGAACACCTTGAAAAAGCAAAATACGATTTCCATGTAGGTAACCTATACTTCAATCGCAATTGCACAGGTGCCATTGTTGGTTACCAACCGTTCGGAGGATTTAAAATGTCAGGCACCGATTCTAAAGCGGGCGGTCCTGATTACTTGGCGCTTCATATGCTAGCCAAGACAATTTCGGAAAAATATTAA
- a CDS encoding CdaR family transcriptional regulator: MEIKELILQAEDIHKATELISSKLGNPVIIENKNFELISYSSSFDQFDLTQQKTILSKKCPIFIIDRLKKEGIVHRLEKHSDPIRVHSMEELGFHQRVVIAAKYLGNTMGYIWIQESDKLLQSDDLAFLEEISPHLGHLINDVYSEDNAKKGRKEEIWWQLLHHEYGSESQLRHDASLAKLTLPERFSVVVFSITASPYKSMLDHLEKMVHNSYIHSQIYALKTEYQVILVLYGKSDKKFSSLELARSMIEKVKDETGEEKFYNFLIGVGKEYTSLYHLRKSFLEALEVIETANFISPRPESMPREFAHLGIYRYLATLYEKNSSKDYYSDDLLSLIKNDAEKQTDLLRTLEVYLANDGKGKQTANELFIHPNTLNYRIKKIQELTNIDFNDFNMKVYLYTELLLLNNVEAYYQRYKGAVKEI; the protein is encoded by the coding sequence ATGGAAATAAAAGAATTGATCCTCCAAGCAGAAGATATTCATAAAGCAACGGAACTGATTAGCTCAAAGCTAGGTAACCCTGTGATTATTGAAAATAAAAATTTCGAATTGATCTCTTACAGTTCTTCATTCGATCAATTCGATCTAACACAGCAGAAAACAATCCTTTCGAAGAAATGTCCAATCTTCATTATTGATCGACTGAAGAAAGAAGGAATTGTTCACCGCCTTGAGAAACATTCTGACCCGATCCGTGTCCATTCTATGGAGGAGTTAGGATTCCACCAACGTGTTGTAATTGCAGCCAAGTACCTTGGAAATACCATGGGATACATTTGGATCCAGGAATCCGACAAACTTTTACAAAGTGATGATCTTGCCTTCCTAGAAGAGATCTCCCCTCACCTTGGTCATTTGATCAATGATGTTTATTCAGAGGATAATGCCAAAAAGGGAAGAAAAGAGGAAATTTGGTGGCAGTTGCTTCATCACGAATATGGAAGTGAAAGTCAATTACGCCATGATGCATCATTGGCTAAGCTCACATTACCAGAACGGTTTTCTGTTGTCGTTTTTTCTATAACAGCATCTCCGTATAAATCTATGCTCGATCATCTTGAGAAGATGGTCCACAATTCTTATATTCATTCACAAATTTATGCTTTGAAAACTGAATACCAAGTAATATTGGTTCTCTACGGTAAATCAGACAAGAAGTTTTCTTCGCTGGAATTAGCCAGGAGTATGATTGAAAAGGTCAAGGATGAAACAGGCGAAGAAAAATTTTATAACTTTTTGATCGGGGTTGGAAAAGAATACACCTCATTGTATCATTTGAGAAAAAGTTTTCTAGAAGCCCTTGAGGTCATTGAAACGGCAAACTTTATCAGCCCTCGTCCTGAATCGATGCCACGGGAATTCGCTCATCTTGGAATATATCGTTACTTAGCCACTCTCTATGAAAAGAACAGTTCTAAAGACTACTATAGTGATGATTTATTATCATTGATTAAGAATGATGCAGAAAAACAGACGGATCTGCTTCGAACGCTTGAAGTGTATTTAGCTAATGACGGGAAAGGTAAACAGACCGCAAATGAATTGTTCATTCATCCGAACACCTTGAATTACCGGATAAAAAAAATACAAGAACTAACGAATATCGATTTCAACGACTTCAATATGAAAGTCTACCTATATACTGAATTGTTATTACTCAACAATGTCGAAGCTTACTATCAACGGTATAAAGGTGCTGTTAAAGAAATTTGA
- the thiC gene encoding phosphomethylpyrimidine synthase ThiC, translating into MPATSLNEKNISIMSSFSGSKKVYVQGSRPDIKVPMREIELNPTTGSFGEEENMPVRVYDTSGPYTDDDYSVDITKGLPPLRSRWIHERGDVEEYQGRDIKPEDNGYRDKDDPRANHNVFPGLKRNPLRAKKERNVTQLHYAKKGIITPEMEFIALREDMEPDFVRDEVARGRAIIPANINHPEIEPMIIGRKFHVKINANIGNSAVSSSIEEEVEKMTWATRWGADNIMDLSTGKDIHTTREWIIRNSAVPVGTVPIYQALEKVNGIAEDLTWEVYRDTLIEQAEQGVDYFTIHAGVLLQYVPLTAKRLTGIVSRGGSIMAQWCLYHHKESFLYTHFEEICEIMKSYDVAFSLGDGLRPGSIADANDEAQFAELETLGELTKIAWEHDVQVMVEGPGHVPMHLIKENMDKQLELCKEAPFYTLGPLTTDIAPGYDHITSAIGAAMIGWYGTAMLCYVTPKEHLGLPNRDDVREGVITYKIAAHAADLAKGHPGSHKRDDALSKARFEFRWRDQFNLSLDPERALEYHDETLPAEGAKTAHFCSMCGPKFCSMRISQDIRNYAKEYNLDTKEAIEKGMKEKAEEFKQSGGNLYQ; encoded by the coding sequence ATGCCAGCAACCTCATTGAATGAAAAAAACATTTCTATCATGTCAAGTTTCTCAGGTAGTAAGAAAGTTTACGTACAAGGTTCAAGGCCTGATATCAAGGTACCGATGCGAGAAATTGAATTGAATCCGACAACAGGTTCTTTTGGTGAAGAAGAAAATATGCCAGTACGCGTCTACGATACAAGCGGTCCTTATACGGATGATGATTATTCAGTCGATATTACAAAAGGCCTTCCTCCACTTCGGAGTAGATGGATTCATGAACGGGGCGATGTTGAAGAATATCAAGGTCGAGACATAAAGCCTGAAGATAATGGTTATCGTGATAAAGATGACCCTCGTGCCAACCATAACGTATTTCCTGGTTTGAAACGTAACCCATTACGAGCAAAGAAAGAAAGAAATGTTACACAGCTCCATTATGCAAAAAAGGGAATCATCACTCCAGAAATGGAATTTATTGCATTAAGGGAAGATATGGAACCGGATTTTGTACGGGATGAAGTTGCAAGAGGCCGTGCGATCATCCCTGCTAATATCAACCATCCAGAGATAGAGCCAATGATCATAGGACGTAAATTCCATGTTAAAATCAACGCGAATATTGGGAACTCAGCTGTTTCATCTTCTATCGAGGAAGAGGTTGAAAAAATGACATGGGCGACTCGCTGGGGTGCAGATAATATCATGGATCTTTCAACAGGGAAAGATATCCATACAACGCGTGAATGGATTATCCGCAATTCAGCAGTCCCTGTTGGCACCGTTCCGATTTATCAAGCACTTGAAAAAGTAAATGGTATTGCTGAGGACCTTACTTGGGAGGTTTACCGTGATACCTTGATTGAACAAGCTGAGCAAGGTGTTGATTACTTCACCATTCATGCGGGTGTCCTTTTACAATATGTTCCGTTAACAGCAAAACGTTTGACAGGAATTGTGTCACGTGGCGGTTCGATCATGGCACAATGGTGTCTATATCATCATAAAGAAAGCTTTTTATATACCCACTTCGAAGAAATTTGTGAAATTATGAAATCTTATGACGTGGCATTCTCTTTAGGAGATGGTTTACGTCCTGGGTCCATTGCAGATGCGAATGATGAAGCACAGTTTGCAGAGCTGGAGACTCTTGGGGAGTTAACAAAGATTGCATGGGAGCACGACGTACAGGTTATGGTGGAAGGTCCTGGACATGTGCCGATGCATCTTATAAAAGAAAACATGGATAAGCAACTTGAACTATGTAAGGAAGCTCCATTCTATACACTTGGACCTCTGACAACCGATATAGCACCTGGTTATGATCACATTACGTCTGCTATCGGAGCTGCAATGATTGGTTGGTATGGAACGGCCATGCTTTGTTATGTCACACCAAAAGAACATTTAGGACTACCGAATAGAGATGATGTTCGTGAAGGAGTCATCACCTACAAAATCGCTGCACATGCTGCTGATCTGGCAAAAGGACATCCAGGTTCACACAAAAGAGATGATGCCTTATCAAAAGCTCGTTTTGAATTCCGTTGGAGAGATCAATTCAATTTATCCTTGGATCCTGAAAGAGCATTGGAATATCATGATGAAACTCTACCTGCTGAAGGTGCAAAAACAGCACATTTCTGTTCAATGTGCGGACCGAAATTTTGCAGTATGAGAATCTCACAAGATATCCGTAATTATGCAAAGGAATACAATCTTGATACGAAGGAAGCGATTGAAAAAGGGATGAAGGAAAAAGCAGAAGAGTTTAAGCAATCTGGAGGTAATCTATATCAGTAA
- a CDS encoding aspartate/glutamate racemase family protein, translated as MKTIGLIGGLSWESTSEYYRIINEQVRLELGGVHSAKCLLYSFDFEEIVRLQKSGAWDLATAKMVDAAVTLERAGADLILICTNTMHKMAEEVQSNLSVPLLHIVDSTASKIKEAGLDCVGLLGTKYTMDKNFYKDRFQMKHDIKVITPDEEDKEMVHNVIFNELCQGKTLQHSKERYLEVIERLRERGAQAVILGCTEISLLVQQSDTSMKLFDTTSIHAKTAVKLVIEEDNNKKKIFQ; from the coding sequence ATGAAAACAATAGGTTTAATTGGCGGTTTAAGCTGGGAGTCTACTTCGGAATATTATCGGATCATCAATGAACAAGTAAGATTGGAATTGGGAGGAGTACACTCAGCGAAGTGTCTGCTCTATTCATTTGATTTTGAGGAGATTGTCCGACTGCAAAAATCCGGGGCATGGGATTTGGCTACCGCAAAAATGGTCGATGCAGCGGTTACGTTAGAAAGAGCAGGCGCTGACTTGATTTTGATATGTACAAATACAATGCATAAGATGGCAGAAGAAGTACAGAGCAATCTATCTGTTCCTTTATTGCATATCGTAGATTCGACTGCTTCCAAAATCAAAGAAGCTGGTCTAGACTGTGTCGGGCTATTAGGGACAAAATATACAATGGATAAGAACTTTTATAAGGATCGTTTCCAAATGAAGCACGATATTAAAGTTATCACACCCGACGAAGAGGATAAGGAAATGGTTCACAACGTCATTTTTAATGAACTATGCCAAGGGAAAACGCTTCAGCACTCGAAGGAACGATATCTTGAGGTGATCGAACGGTTAAGAGAGAGGGGTGCCCAGGCTGTGATACTTGGTTGTACTGAAATCTCACTCCTGGTCCAACAGAGTGACACAAGCATGAAACTGTTTGATACTACAAGCATACATGCAAAAACTGCGGTTAAGTTGGTAATTGAAGAGGACAATAATAAGAAAAAAATATTCCAGTAA
- a CDS encoding PLP-dependent aminotransferase family protein, with protein sequence MLNFSVNRLSDKTLPQQVYDQISNRILNNEFQAGERLPSSRELATNIGVSRNVVLEAYDQLMIEGYIEVRPGSGTYVSQGSSLLVKKSEQPSLSEDQHIVSDLFPSVDSIDFKASNPAMDYFPRSIWGNLTKEVCLQSEDRLFGYNPSQGITELRNVLRRYLSRVRGVNCHPEQIIITTGATQGLYLITKFLTTQNKKVIIEDPIADEMLPIFQNAGADVLPVPVDERGIVTDSLPTHHDPSFIFVVPSHQFPLGGTLPIQRRIQLIEYAREHNAYIVEDDYDSEFTYEGIPVASMQGLDPENVIYVGTFSKILSPSLRIGYMVLPWGLVRQIRQKKWYLDRHTGTIDQMVLAHFIKEGYLDRHVRRMKGIYKQRRKAMVHSISKHFSNFKIHGKAAGMHLVLELEGVDFTEKLVNRIKDQGVIVYPIKPYAISKRKHKNKIVMGYGSLTEDLIEEGVSRIKTVLENF encoded by the coding sequence TTGCTGAACTTTTCTGTTAATCGACTTTCTGATAAGACACTACCCCAACAGGTTTATGATCAAATAAGCAACAGGATATTGAACAATGAGTTCCAAGCTGGAGAGCGACTTCCTTCTTCCAGGGAGCTTGCAACGAATATCGGTGTGTCACGGAATGTTGTCTTGGAAGCATATGACCAATTGATGATTGAAGGCTATATAGAAGTCAGGCCTGGTTCTGGAACTTATGTATCACAAGGTTCCTCCTTATTGGTTAAAAAATCAGAGCAACCATCACTATCAGAAGATCAACATATTGTTTCGGATCTCTTTCCATCGGTTGATTCAATAGACTTTAAAGCAAGCAACCCTGCCATGGACTATTTCCCGAGAAGCATCTGGGGGAATCTTACCAAGGAAGTTTGTTTACAGTCAGAGGATCGATTATTTGGGTATAACCCTTCCCAGGGGATCACCGAGTTAAGAAATGTTTTAAGACGTTATCTTTCAAGAGTTAGAGGCGTGAATTGCCATCCTGAACAAATCATCATTACAACAGGGGCGACACAAGGTCTTTATTTGATCACAAAGTTTCTGACGACTCAAAACAAAAAAGTGATCATTGAGGATCCGATTGCTGATGAGATGCTTCCTATCTTTCAAAATGCCGGAGCGGATGTATTGCCAGTACCAGTAGATGAAAGGGGCATCGTAACCGACAGCTTGCCAACACATCATGATCCCAGTTTTATATTCGTCGTTCCATCCCATCAATTTCCATTGGGTGGCACCTTGCCTATCCAGAGAAGAATCCAATTGATTGAATACGCAAGGGAACATAACGCTTATATAGTAGAGGATGATTATGACAGCGAGTTCACTTATGAGGGAATTCCTGTCGCTTCTATGCAAGGGTTGGATCCTGAAAATGTCATATATGTCGGTACATTCAGTAAGATCCTATCTCCTTCCCTCAGGATCGGGTATATGGTATTGCCCTGGGGACTTGTGAGACAAATCCGTCAAAAGAAATGGTATTTGGATAGACACACTGGTACGATCGATCAGATGGTCCTCGCTCATTTCATCAAAGAAGGCTATCTCGATCGCCATGTAAGAAGGATGAAAGGTATTTATAAACAGAGAAGGAAGGCAATGGTCCATTCGATCAGCAAACACTTCAGCAATTTCAAAATCCATGGTAAAGCAGCTGGAATGCATCTGGTATTGGAATTGGAGGGAGTTGATTTCACTGAAAAATTGGTCAATCGTATAAAAGACCAAGGCGTAATCGTCTATCCAATCAAACCCTACGCCATTTCAAAAAGGAAACATAAAAATAAGATTGTTATGGGATATGGTAGTTTAACCGAAGATTTAATCGAAGAAGGGGTTTCACGCATAAAGACAGTTTTAGAGAATTTTTAA